The genomic window TGCGGGCCTGGCCAACCAGCCAGCCGAGCACAACATAGTTTGCCAGCACGAACGGCGCCGACCAGAGCCGGATCGAGAAGTAGAGTCGGGCGGCACGGGTCACCGCATCGCTCCCGCCCATGAGACCCAGCATCAGAGTGGAGAGCGGAGCTTGCAGGATGATCAGGAAGATGCCGACGGCGGTGGCGATCAGTACCGCTCGGATCAATACGGCTTGAACTTCCGTGTGATCTTTGGCGCCCACGGCTTGCGCAGCAAATGCAACGGTCCCCATGCGCAGGAAACCGAACAGCCAGAACATGCAGTCAAAGATGACGGAGGCGATCGCGACGCCGCCGAGCAGCGCAGGCTCACCGAGGCGGCCGATGACGGCCGTTGCCACGATGCCGAGAAATGGCGTCGTGAGATTGGCGAGCATAGCCGGGCCCGCAATCGCAAAGACCCGGCGCGAGGTGACGTGAAACGGTTCGGTCAATCAACGTGGCCGATTTGAGCTGAACACCCGTGAAATCAACCAGATCGGAACGACGATCACTGCACCGAGCAAGAAGTACCGCCACAAGCTGTTGACCGCATCGAACCCGAAATTCCAGACCCATTCGAGCAGGCGGCGAATGCTTTCGACGATGTTCCAAGGATCGAAGCCGATGGCTGCCAGAACCACACCGACCAGGATCGACAACAAAATCAGCCGCAGCAGCACCGACAGCGGCGAGCCGCCGAGAAAGCGCGACAGGTTGTCGTCTCTGGCGGGCAATTCTTTCACGTCGTCCGGCATCATGGTCTCCCAAGTGGTGCTTCGCCTGTATCTAGTGTCCCGATTCCGAAGTCCGCATTCCAGAATCGCCGCACGAATGATGCGGACCTCTGAACCGCCACACTAGGCGCAGCATAGCACGCCAGATGGGAAATCGCGCCTTCCCCGTCAATGTTTCTCGGGGAGGCCAGGTGATGAATTTCGGGCTTCGGAGATTAACATTCGTTCAAGGGTCTCAAGCCTATCAGCATCGCGCGGCGGCTTGTCCCAGCGCAGGCGATTGATTCGGGGGAAACGCATGGCGATTCCTGACTTATGCCGTGCCGAGCGTGCCAATCCCTCGAACGCAACTTCAAACACGAGGCCCTGATCGGGCTCGTGCACGACGTGCCGCACCGGACCGAATTTCTCGGTGGTGTTACGGCGAACGAAGCGGTCGATTTGAATCAATTCCTCGTCGGTAAAACCGAAATACGCCTTGCCGACCGGGATCAACTGGTCGCTTTCACCCTCATTCGTCCAGACGCCGAACGTGTAGTCGGAATAATAGGACGAACGCTTGCCGTGGCCGCGTTGGGCGTACATCAGCACCGCGTCGATGATGTGCGGATCGCGCTTCCACTTCCACCACTGACCTTTCGGGCGGCCCGGCAAATACGGCGCATCGCGGCGCTTCAACATCACGCCTTCGATCGCCTCGGCGTTTTCACCGGCGCCTGCACTGGCAGGATTGGCCCGAGCTGCAGCCAGATCGTCCCATGTTGTGAATGGGATGATCGGCGAGAGATCGATCCGCGGATCGTCGAGCTGCGCAACGAAGGTCTCAAGCTTTGCCCGCCGTTCGACGAATGTCAGCATACGCAGGTCATTGTCGCCGTCGCTCAGAAGATCATAAGCGCGCAGATGGATCGGGTAGTCCTTCATCAGCTTTGGTGTGACCGTCTTGCGGTTGAGCCGTTGCTGCAGGACATTGAACGTTTGAACGCGTCTATCGCGCAGGACCAGCAGTTCACCGTCGATCGCGCCCGGTTGCCACAACGAAGGCACGAGATCGGGAAAGCTCTTGGTGATGTCTTCCCCGGTCCGGGAGTAGAATCGTGTGACGATAGCATCGTGCTCATTGCGGCCGCTGACGGCCTGAACACGGATGCCGTCCCACTTCCACTCAGCCGCGAAGTCCTCCGGTGCAAGGCTCGCGAAGTCAGCGTCTTCGATGGCGTGTGCGAGCATCACAGGCCGGAACGGCGCCGCATCGCGATTGACCGGCTTGTCTGCGCGTCCTTCAAGCCACGCGAACAGATCGAGATAGGGCGGAGCAAGTCCTGGCCATAGCAGTTCGACGTCGTGCGCGTCCTTGTCGCCGAGCGCTGCGGCGGCGGTTTTGGCAAGTCGCGCAGAGACACCGATGCGCAGACCGCCGGTCACGAGCTTGAGAAGCGCCCATCGGCCCGTCTCATCGAGTTCATCAAGCCAGCGCACGAGCTGTCCGGGAATTTCGGTCTTGCCAAGCATATTGAAGGTGGTGACCACTTCCGTCAGCGTAGGCGGCGGCGGCAAATTGGTGGCGCGTCTGTCCGCGGGCCACATCAAAGCAACGGTTTCAGACAGATCGCCGACATAGTCATAGGACAGCGCGAACAACACTGGATCGGTACGGGCGCCGATAAGATCGCGGATCAGTCCGGCCTTCGCATGACGAAAGGATAAAGCTCCGGTCAATGCCGCCAGTGCGTAGCCGCGGTCCGGGTCCGGCACTTCGCGAAAGTAATTGGTGATCAGCCGCAGTTTGTTGTTGCGTCCGGGCTCGTAGGCAAGGCGGTCGAGCAGTTGGGCAAAGCGATTCATGATGCGGATGCCTCATCCACCGCGGTACCGTCTTCATCCTCGTCGCCATACCCCACCAGATCCAGCGGACGGGCTTTCAGTCCCTTGCTCTGGCACCAGTGGACCAGCGCATCCTCCTGACCGTGGGTCACCCAGACTTCGCCGGCGCCGGTCGCGTTGATGGTCGCGCACAGCCCGTCCCAATCGGCGTGATCGGAGATCACCAACGGCAATTCGATTCCCTTTTGCCGCGCGCGGGCGCGCACGCGCATCCAGCCGGACGCGAATGCGGCGACAGGATCTGGAAATCGCCGTGTCCAGATATCCGTGATCGCAGAAGGCGGCGCCAGCGTGATGGTGCCGGCGAGGTCTGCCTTCTTCATGCCTTTGGCGGAGCGCAGCTCTCCGAGCGAAACGCCGCGGCTTTCATAATAGCGAGTGATCTTCTCCATCGCGCCGTGCAGATAGATCGGCGCGTCGTACCCGGCCTCGCGAATGAGCGCGATGACGCGCTGCGCCTTGCCGAGCGAATAGGCGCCGACCAGATGTGCGCGCTCCGGAAACAGTGCGGCCGATGCGAGTAACTTCGCGATTTCTCCGATCGGGTCGCTGTGGCGAAATACCGGCAATCCGAATGTCGCCTCGGTGATGAAAACGTCGCACGGCACGATCTCGAACGGGGCACAGGTGGGATCAGGCGTATCCTTATAGTCCCCGGATGCGACGATGCGCGTCTTGCCGCTGGTTACGGCGATTTGCGCTGAGCCGAGCACGTGGCCGGCTGGATGAAACGTAACGCTCACATCGCCGAGCATGACTGTCTCACCGTAGGTGATGGCTTGCGTGGTGCGCGCGAAGTTGTCGCCGTAGCGCAGCCGCATCATGTCGAGGGTTTCCTGCGTGGCCAGAACAGCGCCGTGCCCCGGGCGCGCGTGATCGGAGTGACCGTGGGTAATCAGCGCCCGCTCGACAGGCCGCACTGGATCGATGTGAAACCCGCCAGGTTTGCAGCAAAGTCCGGCGGCGACGGGTATGAGGATGTCTTGCGGACGCATCTCGGATATATAGGCGGCCCTAAGCGTCATTCGAGTCTGCCCATATTTGCGCAGTTGCTAGTGTCCCGAATCCGAAGTTCGCCCATACCGCAGCGCGCTTCGTAGCGAACTTCGGATTCGAAAGGACACTAGCAACCTATGATTCTAGTGTGGTTTAGGTCCAGAAGTTCGCTTAAAGGTCTCGCCAAGAAAATGAAGCGAACTTCTGGACCTAAACCACACTAGGCCGTATTCATGTCTTCTTGGTTGTTCCTGTCCTCCGGCAATCTGATCGCCGACCGCCGATTCGATTTCGGGCGCGATCTGCAGTTGCGCGGCGATTTGTCTGCGGCCGCTGATCTGATGATGCAAGCGGTAGAGCTCGAGCCTGGCTTTGCTTCGGCGTGGTTCTCGCTCGGGGAGCTCCGTGAACAGCTTGGAGAGCGGGAGGAAGCCATCAATGCCTATCGCCGCGCCCGTGATGCCGATCCCGCCGACAGGCACGGCGCTAAGTTGAGGCTGATGCGCCTCGGTGCCGAAGATCTATCGGAAATGCCTGCGGGCTACGTCACTGCGCTGTTCGATCAGTATGCGCCGAAGTTCGACAAGTCGCTGGTTGATGATCTGAGTTATCGCGGGCCGCAGGTGCTGCTCAAGGCAGTGCTCACTGCGTGTCACGCTGGGCGTCTTCCAGCGCACTTCCGCCGGGCTATTGATCTTGGATGTGGGACCGGTCTCGCCGCGCAGGAGTTTGCCTCGGTGGTCGACGAGTTCATTGGGATTGACCTGTCGTCCGGCATGATCGAGCGCGCCCGGGCGGCTGGTCTTTATACGCGGCTCGATGTCGCCGACATGCTCGAAGGGCTCCGGGCGGAAACTGATGCCAGCGCCGATCTCGTGATGGCCGCGGACGCATTTGTTTATGTGCCCGACCTGACGTCCATCATTGTGGAGGCTGCACGTGTATTGCAGCCGCAAGGCATGCTGGCCTTCACCGTTGAAGCATACTCAGGCGACGGCTTCATTCTTGGCCGTTCGTTGCGCTACGCGCATAGTGCGGGCTATCTGCGCAAAACGCTTGAAAGCGCGGGGCTGATGGTCTCAGCAATTACGCCGGTATCCACGCGCATGGAGGCGGCAGAGGCCGTGCCGGGGCTGGTCGTCACCGCAACCAAGCCCTAATGCCAAAATTTCAGCCAACAAAAAACCCGGCGTTTTGCGCCGGGTTCTTGTTTTGGATCGCGGTGTTGCGAGATCAGTACTTCGCAACAACAGGCGAATTGAAGTGATAGTTCAGGCCGGTGCGGAAGATGTGTTCCTGCACGCGAGTCGTGAAGGTGTGATCGAAGCCACCGATTGTGTAGGTATCGGTTGAGCGGCCGAGATCGATGTAGAGGTATTCGGTCTTGGCGGTCCAGTTCTTGCCGAACAGGCCGAGGAATTCGAACGGCGTTTCGATGCCGCCACCCACCGTGTAGCCGGTCTTGGTCTTGTCGAAGGTCTGATCGATGCCGGCGGGGATGAAGCCGAGAAACTCCTGAACGCGGGTCTTCACGCCGCCGTAAGCCAGACCGCCCGTGGCATAGAACAGGGTCGAACCGAGCGAATAGCCGACGCGACCGCGAACCGTGCCAAACCACTGCAGCTTCTGGTCGAACGACGCGAACTGGCTGCTGGTGCAGTTCAAGATGCAAACGCGGTTTTCCTGCAAGCTCGAGCCCTGGATATCGGCTTCAAGGCCGTACACCCAGTTGGCCGCCTGCCAGTTGTAACCGATCTGGACACCGCCGAAGTAGCCATCCGGGCTGAGGTTGAATTTTGAAGTGGGCCCGCCTGCAATATCCAGAGTGCTGCGATTGAGGGCAGTGCCGCCGCCGCCATTGCCGCCGATGTAGAAGCCGCTCCAATTCGCAATGGGCTCGGGGGCGTAGATCCCCGTACCGCCGATGCGATAGTTCAGACCGGCACGGAAGATATTGGCCCGGACATCCGAACCCAAGACGAATCCATTAACCGGCGTTAAGCCGTTCTGATTGCCAAGGTCGACATAGAGGTACTCGATCTTGCCGGTCCAGTTGCCGCCCAGTGCGGCTTCAACGCCGCTACCGATCGTCCAGCCGGTACGCGTGCTGCTCAAAGTCACAGAGTCGGCCGGGTCTGCGAAGTTGTTAAACGTCGTCTTGACGTTGCCGTAAGCGAAGCCGCCCGTGAAGTAGGTCAGGACCGAGCCAGTGGCGAGACCAATGCGGCCACGAGCCGTGCCGAACCAGTCGATCTTCTGGTTCAAGCCAAACCCGTTACCTACACCGCAGGCGCCCACGCTGAAGCAGGTGCGGTCATCATCGAAACCTGCGCCTTGAATATCGGCTTCAACGCCGAGAACGACGTTTCCGAAGCCGAGGAGGTTGCCGTACTGCCAGTTATAGCCGATCTGGCCGCCGCCGAGGGCTCCAAGCCCGCCGAGACGGGCCGCGTCGCCAGATCCCGGACTAGCCAGCGTGGTGTAGCTGCGGTTAAATCCGACGCCCGCGTTCACACCAGCATAGAAGCCGGTCCAGTTGTACACCTGAGCGACCGGGGCCTTGTAAATCGGAGCTTTGGTCGGCAAATCAGCGGCTTGTGCGCCGACCGCGCTACCAATCAACGCCGTTGCGGCAATAATCTTCTTCATAAGACCCCCAGAAATGCAGTGCGAATCCTTCGCGGTTGACGAACTCTACATCGCATAAATCAATTTAGCTGTAACCCGGGAGCAACACGCTTCAGCCGTGAATCGGGATTGGCTAAGGTATCGTAAAGCTTGAGGTTTTTCGGGGCAGCCGATCCGTCCGGACCAAATAATTATTTCCATGCATCGGCGGCCTGTTTTGCGGAAGACTCTGGATTTCGCCCGCTCTCGACCCAACGGGCAACAATGCTTACCTCTGGGTTGTGAGCTCAAATCCCCAACGGATCACCGACGCCGAAATCCTGCCTGACGCATTCGCTCGGTGGTTTGCCGGGCGGGGCTGGGCTCCGCGCTCTCATCAGCTCGATCTCCTTCAAAAAGCTCGCGAAAATCGCTCAGTCCTGCTGATCGCGCCGACCGGTGCGGGCAAGACGCTGGCCGGCTTCCTGCCGACGCTGGTGGAGTTGGGCACACCGCAGCTAGTCACTAAACCCGCGAAAGTGACGTCGACCGGGAAGGCCGTGGTCCGTGCCGGGGGACTCCACACACTGTACATCTCCCCGCTCAAGGCGCTCGCGGTAGATATCGCCCGCAACCTGGAGCGGCCAATCGCCGACATGAAATTGCCGGTCCGGGTCGAGACTCGAACGGGCGATACGCCGGTGTCACGCCGGCAGCGCCAACGACGCTACCCGCCGGACATCCTGCTGACGACGCCCGAGCAACTGGCGCTGTTGCTGTCGTCGGACGACGCGCCATACCTGTTTTCATCTTTGAAGCGCATCGTGCTCGACGAATTGCATGCGCTGGTGACTTCCAAGCGCGGTGATCTGCTGGCGTTGGGCTTGGCGCGCCTGTGGCGGTTGGCACCTCAGGTGACCACCATCGGCCTCTCCGCGACAGTGGCGGAGCCTGACGATCTGCGCCGTTATCTCGTCCCTCAGAACAATGATGCTGCCAGCATGGCTGATCTTGTAATCGCCGATGCGGGAGCTGCGCCCATCGTCGAAATGCTCGACACGCGCGAGAGTTTGCCGTGGGCGGGCCACATGGCGCGTCATGCGCTTGGCGAAATTTACGACCTCATCAAGCGCAATCGAACGTCGCTGATCTTCGTGAATACGCGTGCGCAGGCGGAAATGCTGTTTCAGGACCTGTGGCGCATGAACGACGACAATCTTGCGATCGCGTTGCATCATGGTTCGCTCGACGTGGCGCAGCGGCGCAAGGTCGAGGATGCCATGGCCGCAGGCAAACTGCGCGGCGTGGTATGTACGTCCTCGCTCGATCTCGGCATCGACTGGGGTGACATCGATCTTGTCATCAATGTCGGTGCGCCGAAGGGGGCGTCGCGCATGATGCAGCGAATTGGCCGCGCCAATCACCGTCTTGATCAGCCATCGCGCGCGGTCATGGTTCCGGCAAATCGCTTTGAGGTCCTTGAGTGCCGTGCCGCAATCGATGCAGTGGCAGAGAATGCACAGGATACGCCGCCACAGCGCACCGGCGCGCTGGATGTGCTCGCACAACATGTACTGGGTTGCGCGTGTGGAGAGCCGTTTCATTCCGACGATTTGTATCGCGAGATCAGAACCGCGTCGCCCTACATAGATCTGACGCGTGCGGACTTTGATGATGTGGTCGATTTCGTCGCCACGGGTGGCTACGCGCTGAAAAGCTATGAGCGGTTCGCCCGTATCAAGCAGGACAAGCAGGGGCGCTGGCGTGTCGCCAATCCAAAGGTGCGGCAGAGTTATCGCCTCAATGTCGGCACCATCGTTGAAGAGCCGATGCTGAAAGTGAAACTCGTGCGTGGCAAGGGTGCTGGATCGGGCTCGACCGGCGTGATTGCGCGTGGCGGACGCATGCTTGGACAAATCGAGGAGTACTTCATTGAGGGCCTTGTGCCGAACGACACGTTCGTCTTCGGCGGTGAGGTTGTGCGTTACGAAGCCTTGATGGAAGACGAGGTCTATGTCTCCCGCACCAACGACGCCAACGCCAAGGTGCCGTCCTACATGGGCGGCAAGTTTCCGCTGTCGACCTATCTGGCGGAGCGCGTGCGTCTTTTGCTTGCGGATCAGCGTGCATGGAAAGGGCTGCCCGATCAGGTGCGTGAGTGGCTTTCATTGCAATTGCTGTTCTCGCGGGTGCCTGGGCCACGCGAACTCGTCGTCGAGACGTTTCCGCGCGCCGATAAGCACTACCTGGTTTGTTATCCCTTTGAAGGCCGCCTCGCGCACCAGACCCTTGGTATGCTGTTGACGCGCCGGCTGGAACGCGCCCGTGCAAGGCCGCTAGGCTTCGTCGCCAATGAGTACGCCCTCGCGGTCTGGTCGCTCGGCGATCTGTCGCTGATGATCCGCGATGGCCGGCTCAACCTCGATGCCTTGTTTGATGCCGACATGCTGGGCGACGATCTCGAAGCGTGGCTCGCAGAATCGGCGCTGATGAAACGCACCTTCCGCACCTGTGCCCTGATCTCGGGCTTGATCGCGCGCCGTTTCACTGGAGAGGAAAAATCGCGGCGCCAGGTGCTGTTCTCGACGGATCTTGTCTATGACGTGCTGCGCAAGCATCAGCCGGATCACGTGCTCCTTCGCGCAGCGCGAGCCGATGCCGCCACCGGACTTTTGGACCTTCGCCGTCTCAGCGATATGCTGATGCGGATCAAAGGCCGAATCACCCACAAGGAACTCGATCGCATCTCGCCTTTGGCTGTGCCGGTGATGCTGGAAATCGGCCGCGAAGCGGTTTATGGCGAAGCGTCGGACGAGTTGTTGGCGGAAGCCGCCGAGGAACTCGTAAAAGAGGCGATGTCGCCACACTAAGACAGGTAGAATTGATGCAGCCCCCGCGCAGGACACATCGAGAGACGACGGTCAGCGTTGCGGGCGTCACTTTTGCCGCAGATATTTCCGGTGCGCTGTTCTGGGAAGAGCAGCGCCTGCTCGTCGTCTCCGATCTGCACCTCGAGAAGGGGTCCAGCTTTGCGCAGCGCGGCGTGTTGCTGCCGCCGTTCGATACGGCGGCGACCCTCGCACGGTTGAGCGCAGTGATCGCGCGGCATGATCCACGCACCGTGATCTCGCTTGGTGACAGTTTCCATGATCGCGAGGCGCACGAAAGATTATCGCCGGGGAATCGTGAAACGCTCATGGCGCTGCAGGCGCGGCGCGACTGGATCTGGATTTCGGGCAACCACGATCCCGCGTTGTCGCGCGATGTCGGTGGTGTTGTCGCTGATGAAGTCGCGATTGGTCCGATCGCGTTTCGACATGACCCGACCGGCGCGACGGGAGAAATCGCCGGACATTTGCATCCAAAGGCCCGGGTTTCTACGCGCGGACGTTCAGTGGAACGCAGATGTTTCGCAAGCGATGGTGCGCGCGCCATTATGCCGGCTTTTGGTTCGTACACCGGCGGCTTGAGCATCCGCGACATGGCCTTCGCCGCGATTTTTCAGACGCTGACTTTCACCGCGCATGTCCTCGGCGATCGCCGCGTTCATGCCATTGCGGCGTCGCGCTGTTACTGACGCTGCTCAAGCCGCTTTGGCTTGCACCTCGCTGCAGAATTCTGCGAGACGATCCGCGAGGCGCAGCGTTGCGGCGCTGGCGGTCGGGGATGCCACCAGCGCGACTTCTGTTTTGTCGATCGGGACAAACCCATCTTTCGCGCTGAGCGTTTGATGGTCCTTTTGAATCGCAATCTCGGGCAGGATGCTCAATCCGAGGCCCGCGGCCACCGCCGCCTGAATCCCTGACAGGCTAGAACTCGTGTAGGCCATATGCCAATTGCGTCCCGCCGATTCGATCGCATGAATAGCACGTGTGCGATAGAGGCATCCGGTTGGAAAGAAGATCAGCGGGAGCGATTGCGCTTTCGTATCGATCGGGTTGGCCTTGCTTGTGACCCAGTGCACGCGTTCGGGCCAGACCGCAATGCCGCCTCTCTCACCTGCGTCACGCTTGAGCAATGCGAGATCGATATCTCCGCGCTCGAGGTCGCGTCGCAGATAAGTGCTCTGGTCGGCACGCACATCAAGACGTATGCCGGGCCGCGAGCGCGCAAAGCTGGCGAGCAGCTTGGTTAAGCGATAGGCCGCGAAATCTTCTGGGATGCCGAGGCGCACGGCGCCTTCCGCGGTGGGACGAGCCAACACATCGCGCGCCTCTTCGGCGAGCGACAGAATACGGCGCGCATAGGAGAGCAGCCGTTCGCCATCTTCGGTGGGCGTTACGGTTTTGCCATTGCGGTGGAGAAGCGCCCGGCCAAAGTCATCCTCGAGGCGCTTGATTTGCTGGCTGACTGTTGACTGGGTGCGGTGAACGCGTTCGCTGGCGCGCGTAAAGCCACCGGCCTCAACCACGGACACGAAGCTGCGCAGGAGATCCAAATCCAGCATGGCGTCCTCCATTCATTTTTCCACTGAAAATGATTTTATGATTTAATTTCCAAATGGCAAGGTCGAGGGCTAGATCGGGTGGCACAAGGAGACGTGCAATGACCGACGCTTTGTCCGTACCCGCCACGCGCAGCACCAGCCTGATGCCGCTTTATGTGATCGGCTTTTGCCTGCTCTGGAGCGCGTCGTTCGTGGCCGGAAAGATCGGCGTGACCGAATGTCCGCCGCTGATCCTGCTGACCGTACGGTTTCTGGCAGCTGGTGTTCTGATCCTTGGATTCGCGGCTGTCCGGGGCGGTGAGCGGAACTTGTCGCGTCGCGATATTCGCGTGTATGCGCTGATCGGTGTCGCCAACAACGCGCTCTATCTGGGTCTTGGCTATATCGGGCTGAAGACGATTTCGGCGGGGCTTAACGCATTGATCGTGAGTGCTAATCCCGTATTTGTCGCGGTCCTCGCAGCCGTATTCCTGGGCGAGCAGATCACATGGCAAAAGGTCGTCGGATTGCTGCTTGGCGTCGCTGGTGTGGCGCTAATCGTCGCGCATCGTATGTCGGTAGGAACCGACAGCCCCATTGGAATCGCGTTTTCAGTCGGCGCGCTCGTGTCGATCGTTGCCGGCACGATCCTGTTCAAGGTGCTGGAGCCGAAGGGAAGTCTGCTGGTCGGCAACGGAATTCAGAACATGTCCGGTGGACTTGCGTTGATGCCATTCGCGATGATGTTCTCGAATTTTTCCGATGTCGTACCGAGCGGGCGATTGTTCCTGGCGCTTGGTTATCTCATCGTGTTCGGATCGATCATCGCCTTCGTGCTTTGGTTCCATCTGTTGACGACAATCGGTGCGACAGCGGCAAGTAGCTATCACTTCCTGATGCCGCCGCTCGGAATGCTGTTTGGCTGGATGATCCTGGGCGAACACATCGCGGCCTTTGATCTGCTTGGCGTTCTGCCAGTCGCCTTAGGCATTTATCTCGTGACGCGTCCGAACGCTCCACCGGTTCAGCGTTCGAACTAACCTGCGGGAGGAATGATTATGAATGAGCCTCGCATCACATTGATTGGTGGCCCGACGGTGCTGATCGAAATCGGTGGCTTGCGGTTTGTGACAGATCCGACCTTCGATGCCCCCGGTGAATATCAATTGCCTCATGTCAAACTAAAAAAGCTGTCCGGGCCGGCGCTTACCGCGGATCAGGTCGGGGAGGTCGATGTTGTGTTGCTCAGTCATGATCAGCACAGCGACAATCTCGACAATTCGGGGCGCGCCTTTCTCAGCCGGGCCAGGCGGGTACTGACAACCAAAGCCGGTGCCAAACGACTCGGCGCAGATACCGAGGGATTCGATCCGTGGGAGTCGACCGAGGTGAAGACTGCCGACGGCCGGATGATCCGTGTAACCGCAACGCCGGCACGCCATGGTCCCGCGGGAATCGAGCCGCTATCGGGGGACGTGATCGGGTTTGTGCTTTCATTCGCGGATAACAGCACGAGGCCGATCTATGTGACCGGCGACACGGTCTGGTTCGACGGCGTGGCTGAGGTCGAACGGCGTTTCAAGCCCGGTGTCGTGTTGCCCTTTGCGGGAGCCGCGCAAACACGCGGGCCGTTTCACCTGACCATGGACACCAACGACGCCATCGAAACGGCGAAGGTGTTTAGCGATGCAACGATCGTCCCAGTGCATCACGATAGCTGGGCCCACTTCACGCAAAGCGGGCAGGACCTCATAGCCTCATTTGGCGTCCTGGGATTTGGCGCCCGCCTCGTCATGCTGGAGCCTGGGGTCACAACCTCAATCACCGCGCCACCAGCAACGTCGTAAGGCGCATACCGGGAACCCGCGTTCTCGTTTGGCGTTGCTGCATGCCACGAGGGACAACGGGTTGAAACAGAACGCTGTCAGAGCGGCGCCGGCAACGGCACATGAGAAACCGGCGCGCAAGCCGTCGGGTTTGCGAAGATTTCTGAAGACGCTGGGTCCTGGCCTTATCACCGGCGCGTCTGATGACGATCCCTCCGGCATCGGCACTTACAGTCAAGCCGGTGCGCAACTCGGATACGGCATCGGCTGGACGATGTTGCTGACCTTTCCGCTGATGGTGGCCATTCAGGAAATATCGGCGCGTGTGGGGCGGGTAACGGGCCACGGTATCGCCGGAAACGTCTGCCGCTTCTATCCCGCGTGGCTTCTCAACGTCATCGTGTCGCTGCTGTTCATCGCCAATACGATCAACATCGGCGCTGATCTCGCCGCAATGGGAGATGCACTCAAGCTTCTCATCGGTGGTCCGGGATTTCTTTATGTCGTGCTGTTTGGCGTAACGTCCGTGTCCGCGCAGATCTTCCTCGACTACAAGCGCTACACCGCGGTCCTGAAATGGCTGACGCTGAGCCTGTTCGCCTACGTCGCCGCTTTGGCCGTCACCAAAGTCGCATGGGGCGATGCGATCAAAGGGATTGTGATTCCGCAGGTGCAGTGGAATTCGACATTCTTGACGACGCTGGTCGCGATTCTGGGCACGACGATTTCTCCCTATCTGTTTTTCTGGCAGGCTTCAGAGGAGGCCGAGGATCAGCGCATCGATACGACGAAAAAGCCGCTCGCCAAAAAACATCGGGGTGCACGGAAGGAATTCCATCGTATTCGCGCCGATACCATCACGGGCATGGCGTTCTCCAATCTGATCGCCGTCTCGATCATCATCACTGTGTCTGCAACATTGCATGCCACAGGCAAGACCGACATCGAGACATCTGCCCAGGCCGCAGAGGCTTTGCGGCCCATCGCAGGCGTCTTTGCCGAGTTTATTTTTGCAATTGGCATTATCGGAACGGGATTGCTAGCAATCCCCGTACTCG from Nitrobacteraceae bacterium AZCC 1564 includes these protein-coding regions:
- a CDS encoding NRAMP (natural resistance-associated macrophage protein)-like metal ion transporter (product_source=TIGR01197; cog=COG1914; pfam=PF01566; tigrfam=TIGR01197; transmembrane_helix_parts=Outside_1_52,TMhelix_53_75,Inside_76_95,TMhelix_96_118,Outside_119_132,TMhelix_133_155,Inside_156_161,TMhelix_162_184,Outside_185_198,TMhelix_199_221,Inside_222_257,TMhelix_258_280,Outside_281_307,TMhelix_308_330,Inside_331_350,TMhelix_351_373,Outside_374_377,TMhelix_378_400,Inside_401_412,TMhelix_413_435,Outside_436_439) codes for the protein MKQNAVRAAPATAHEKPARKPSGLRRFLKTLGPGLITGASDDDPSGIGTYSQAGAQLGYGIGWTMLLTFPLMVAIQEISARVGRVTGHGIAGNVCRFYPAWLLNVIVSLLFIANTINIGADLAAMGDALKLLIGGPGFLYVVLFGVTSVSAQIFLDYKRYTAVLKWLTLSLFAYVAALAVTKVAWGDAIKGIVIPQVQWNSTFLTTLVAILGTTISPYLFFWQASEEAEDQRIDTTKKPLAKKHRGARKEFHRIRADTITGMAFSNLIAVSIIITVSATLHATGKTDIETSAQAAEALRPIAGVFAEFIFAIGIIGTGLLAIPVLAGSAAYAIGEGRRWPVGLARKPRDAAAFYSVLALSASIGIALNFTPISPISALYWSAVINGVLAVPVTILLMTLSRRHDVMSTFVVGGVLRWLGWISTGVMTVCVVAMIAGYFV